The sequence TTCGGGAACAACATCTTGGAGAGTCTCTGCCCAGTGATGGGCgctcagaatttgaacccagaccttctgGATGGAGGCCAGCCCTTCCCAGGGCTCCTGCAGCCCCTCCTGCCCGGGCAGAGCCGTCATTAGTCCGAACGGCCAGCAGAGGGGGCACGTGGCCAGGTGTCCGTCCCAGGGAGATTCGGGCTGCCCGCTGGCTGGGGTGTCCGGCCCTGGCCTCCTCCTGGGGGGCGGATCTGTGCAGCGGGGGTCTCATTCCTCCTGTTAGGGAACAGGGGGCTCGTCCCTCCTGATGAGGGGGACAGATCCGCACAGCGCAGGGGAGGGAGGGTTCTCTTGCTGGGGGCTGTATTAGTCATTCCGAAGGCCCTTCCCCACTGCCCGCCGCTCAGCCCACCTGCGACGCCATCATTGGCAGACACAACCAGAGGTCTCTCTCCAGCCCCCCAGGAACCCCGAACCCCGCTGTTCACTGTCCGGAAGTATGGAGACCAGGCAGGGAGAGTCGAGAGGCCTGGGGGGCCGCGGGCCCGCCCCCTCCCAGGAAAGCTTGCTGACcgggcggggagggggggcgcCTGGCCGCCCTCCCTCCGCCGGCCCCACATCTGGAAAGTTGCTCTCCGCCCAGACTGTTTCCAGGGCCTCGCCAAGGGTGAGCACAGCACTGGGCAGAGGCCTGGGTGACCTCAGGCGCCAGGAATCTGAAGCTTTCCCCGTTTCTCTGAGGCGCCCCGCAGGCCTCTGGGAGCGCTGACCTAGCGCCCGCCTCCGGGACCCCCGAAACGGGAAGCCCAGAGAGCAGAGCGCCGGCTCCCGCTCCCCCTCCCCTGGCCCGCGAGTGCCGCCGGCGGCCCCGCCCAGCAGGGTGGGGCCTCCCGAGAGGCTGGGCTTagaggggagggggtgaaggggagGGGGGCAGCTTCCCGAGGTCCGCAGCCCAGCGCCCCGTACGTAACTCGGTGCCTTGGGCCTCTGGCCACCCGCGATGTCAGGCCCCCACCTTGcctgcctcctcttcctcctcccatgGCCCTGGGCAGGGCAGTGCCCACGTCCGGACCAGGGGTCTGTGCCCGCCTTCTCCACTCTGCCCCCTGCCAAGGGTGCtccagagagagagggggagctGGTGTAGAGGGGGCACCTGTGAGAGCAGGGGGTGCTGGGGAGAGGGGCCGGGGGAGGGGCCTGAGAACAGGGGCTACCTTGGAAGAGATCAGAGTAATTGGTGACAGAAGTGGGACCAGCTCCCAGTTTTCCTGACCTAATCTGGGGGTCTGTTTCCTAGAAGCCAGAGTTTCCTTCGTTCCCCGTTGCAGCTGTTCATTTGACAGTTGCCGTGGCTCCTCCAGCACTAGGGTCCGAGCTCCGGCCTCTCCACGTCCGAGGGAGGCAGCCGCCTCCAGACCCCGGCCGCACTCCCTGCCCACCCCTGCCCAGAGAGCCGTGGCCAGAGGCagaagcagcttttttttttttttaatgaaaaaccaAGTTCTTTGGAAACGTGAGAAGTCAGTGCCTGGGAATTCTTATTTACTACTTGAATTAAACTGGTCGAAGTACTGGGAGGTGAGCCGATTAACGTAGAGCTGCTTGTTGAGGTAATCTTCCCTAGAACACAACAAAGCAGGCACATCCACAACAGGTGTCGGGGCTGGATCCTCTGCAAACGGCCAAGCAGCCGCCCAGGGAGCTGCGCTCACCTTTGGGGATCAGTGAATTCGGGGCTCCGTCACCCTCCCCCTCGCCTTTTCCTTCCTGGCTGAAGGGGCTCCCGCCCAAGTCTTTTGCCTCCCTTGGTTAACCCCTCTACCaaaagggccctcccagctcctgTGCCCGACGCACATGCGATGGTTTTGGGTTATTCTCTGTAGGTCACAGAACACTAGGGGTGCAGCCCCCAATCCCTGAGTTGGTGGTGACTCAGAAGAGCCAGGTTTGGGGGGCCCGAAGGCTTCCCCCCTTCTTGCCTTCTCTCTCCAAGCCCTAAGCCCCCATGCTTCCCAGCAATGCCCATATCCCTGGCCCGATGCATCTCAGCATCCTCTGAGAGAATTCACCTGTAGGGAGGTACCCAGAACTGAACCCAATTTTCCAAATGACGTTTGGTTAGAGCAAAGCAACTTGGGACAACCTCTTCCCCCTTCTAGATCCCCCGGCCTTTCCCCACAGCCCAAAGCCAGAGGGGCTTCTTGGGGATGAGAGGAAGGGGAAGTGGGACATAGCTCCTCATGTGGGGCTTGGAATCCATTAGGACCCTCACCGGgtccctaaccctaaccctaggACTTCTCCACAGGaattcatctctctctctaaGCCCTTCCCTTTCCTGCTCCCTCTTTCCTATCTTGTCTTAGGGAAGTGCATGGTTTTGAACCAAAGTATCCGTCTGTCCTTACCAGTACGGAGGCCCGGGTGGCCTTCAACCCTCTGAGAAATGCCGGAGGGTTTCGCCAATTTTGGGgtttccgggggggggggggggggggtaaagaaTTTAATAAGATGTGAGGTCACGATAGAAAGGgtaaattttgaattattttttttttgaaggtgaAGAGGTGAGAGGGTGGTGGAAGAAAGGGGGATGAAGGATGGAATAGATGGAAGATAGGTGAAGGATAGGTGGATAATGGAAGGGATGGATGGAAGGAGGATGGGATGGGAAGATGGagttaaaaggaattttgaaattgGGGATTTAAAGACGATGGGAAGCGATTTAAGGGGGATGACCCGAAACGTAATAAGAAATACGATGGGAAATGACGATAATACAGTAAAACGATGTAGAAATGCCTGGGGGGGAATTTGTTGACGGTGGATGCAAAAACGAATTTGGGGAAAACCGGGATGGAtgtgagaaaagaaagggataaagaTGGGTAaggatttaaaaagggaaatggaagggaTGGATGGGTTGAAAAGGGGgtttggagggagaaggaaagggtggGACGAAAGGATGGAGGGctttagaaaaaggaagagataaatggGATGGAAAATGAAGCCCATTTAAATGCAGGTAAAGAACGGTTTGGAAATAAGTAGGTGGTTTGTGGGGGTGCTTTAAACAGGAGGGGTTGGGTGGATTTCCAGGGAGCGTTTTTTTAGAGGGAGGAAATGGGATGGATATGTCACATAAAAGTTCCCCGCCCCCCGCTTTATGTTCCCAGCcaaatccttcctttttccccatttttctctaaCCTGTTGCCCTCTCCGAGGGGGCCGGGCCGGTTCCGTGCCCATTCAAAGGCttcctttcccccaatttttAGAGGGAAATAGAGAGGGGAGAAACCCAACACCGGTTCCCTTAGGGGGAGGGGTGGCGCGGGGGGGTTCAAAAGGGGGTGTCAACCTCCctgttttctcccctttcccctttccctttccttttccgcttctccccacccctcttcCCGGGGGAAGGCTGATGGGGAGACCAGGTGTCACCGAGTGGCCATTCCAAAGGGTGCTTAACTTTGGGACAAGGAAAAGGGAGGGTTGGAGAGGGGAGCAACCCTGCacagggaggcagggaggcccATCTGAGTGCTGTCAGGGAGGCTCTCTGGGCTGCTGCTTCTGACTTCACCCTGTATCTTCCTGTCTTGACCTGTACCCCTGCCCCATCTGCCAGCCTCCAGAGAGGGGAGCCAGGGCTCAGTTACCTCCCTGATGGAGTCCCCTAGGAGCCAGGACTTCTCAGAGGCTCATCCCCTGGGTCAGGAgcgagaggggaaaggagaaggggaggggaggaggctcGCCACCTGCTTGTCCTCGATCTGCTGCTTCTGGACCCGCAAAATCTCATTCAGCTGCTCCTTCTTTATGTTCTTCCACTCGGCCATGGCCGCCTTGCAGGGCCTGGTCTTCTGCTCCAGGTCCTCAGACAGGAACCTACTCTGCAGATTGTTGGTGATCTCCACCATAttgtcctcctcttcttttctgcgatctatccttttcctttccacttcttcAAGCACCTGAAAGAGGGCAGCCCCAGGAATGGCCGGGGGCACGGGGTGGAGTTCAGGGCCCAGCTCTGGCTCCCCCAGATCCCCCACTGAGCTTCAACCATTTATCACTCTTTCCCTCTGGTCCCCTACTGTTCCCTTTTTGGCTCCTTCTCCCAAGGGCTGGGCCCCAGACGGAGATGGGGGACTCCTGCAGCATAATATCCTCGCCCTCCCCAGAGATAAGTTCCTCTGCTTGTTGTCCCTAGGGGTGGGTGTGGGGGGTGCTGAGACCTCCCTCTTCTCTGCCCTCCATCCAACCACCTGGCTGGCATCTTGTTGGGGTCCTTGGTGTCTCAGTCCCATGGCTACAATCATTCTACATCCAGCACGTAATCCTGGGTTGGTGAGGTGGCCGATCTTCCACCTTTAAACATGAGGTCTGGGAGGCCCATTGAGGACCTTTCCCTGAGCCCCGAGATCAGCTCACCTGGTTTTGGTTGAAATCCTTCACGGCCTTACACACCGTGCGTTTAATTGCGAGCTCCAGCTTCTGAAGGTCCACGGCGGACTGGTCGAATTCCAGCATGCTCTTGTTGAAAACATTCTCTGAGGGAAAGAAATCGCCATGACGGGAGTGACCGGCAGTGTGGGGGGTGTAAAGGGTGGGGACTTATGGcccccatttttctttccctggGACTTCAATCTGGCCTTTGGAGCGCTGCCTGATGTGATGGAGGAAGCCGGCCCGGCCCGGGACTCACTGAAGGGTCCTATGAGAGACCCTCAGCCCCAGCCATACTTCAAGGCCCACCTCAGACCACTAATTAAGGACCCACTATCAACAGAGAAATGTTTGCTTTCCAGAGGCAACAAGCAGGtattaagcccctactgtgtgccaggccctgcTCGCCAGAATCTCCCAGGCTGAGGaaggagctctgctcctggggggTCCGGCGCTCTCGGAGCGGCTCTCGCTCCCCGTTTCACAGAGCTAGACTGCGCGACTCGGAGAAGGCGGGACCGGCGCCTGGAGCCCAGAGCCGGCAGGGCAGCCTACCTGCGAACTTGTGCTCGGCCAGAGCACTGTCCCACGCCCTCTGCTGCTCCAGGACCCAGTTCCGGTTCATCTTCTGCTGGGCCTTTTTCCTCTGCGGAGCATTCTGGTCCTCGCCCGCGAACTTCTGCATCCCAGAGACGGGGTTCGAGGCGTCCCGGTCAGAGACGCGGGCAGGAGTGTCCTTCTTCAGGGCCAGTGGGTCGGACAAGTCAAAGTCCTGCCGATTCTCGGGCTTCTGGAAGTTCTGCCGGAACTCGCAGAGCGTCTTCTCGAACTCGCGCCTGTCCCTGCGCTGATGCTCTTCCAAGATGCTGGCGATGCTGTCATGATGCTTCATCTCCGCTCCTAGGCAGGGCACAGGGAGTCCCGAACCTTCAGGGGCCAGAGCTGGGACACGGCCCGGAGCCGGcgaggggcggggagggggagaggcTGGACCCCTGCTGCGGGGCAGAGCCAGGGGGGTGCCTTTGGGCCCCTGCCCACAGAAGTGACCCATATGAGGCCTTAGAAGGCAGCGAGAAGGATGGACCGGGGTGGGTGGGGATCACACTCTGGCAGGGAATCTGAGCTGGATGCCCTCGGAGGGGCCCCAGCCTCGGCCCGCACCAGCGGCTGCCCGCTTCAGAAGTCCTGAGCGGCCGAGTGGGCTTTTGGCATCCCTCCGAGAATGAGTTCCCGTGGAAAGCAGTGGGGCAGCCCCTGAAGCTGCCCAGCCTCGGTTTCCTCCTGCGTAAAATGCTAAGCCTTTCTGGAGCCTGGGGGTGAGCTGCTGACTGGAGTCAGTGCCAGCTTCTTCGTCCACACCTGGCGGGGCTGGGCTGGGGCTGAGGAGGCGTGCCCGTGCCCGAGCAATGCTCCCTGAGACCGGGGCCTTGCCTCCTCGCAGGGGCAGGCCCGGGGAGAGACCGGGACGCCTTCCTGCCTTTCACTCCCCCGGGGGAAGGGCTCACTCTGAGCGGCTCCGCGGCTCCCAGGGCACGGGTCAGTGGGCATCCTCCTTCGGAAAACGGGGTGGCTGTGGGTGCTCTTGGCCAGGGACGGTGGGGAAGGGAGGGCTCTGCGAACGTCTCGTGTGGGAGAACAAGAGGGGAGAAGCTGAGGCCTGCTGGGGGAGACAGGCCTCCGCGGGACTCACCCATCATCGTCTGCTTTCTTTTCTCAGAGGCTTCTTGCATCTTCCGGTCGCAAACCTGTGCAGCCCAAGCATTGTAATCTCCCTGTGGAAGATCATTTTAAAGTTACAAGTGGCTTCATGGGAAAGGACCCCCCTCTCAGAGCTCCCCAGCTTTCCTCCGTCCGCGTCGGCCCCTCCCCGTTCCTCGGAGGCCAGGGCGCCCACCCAGACCTGTCCCTCCACTGGTTATCGGGCTCGGAGCCGGAAGGACCCCCAAAGACAGCCGGCCCAAAGCCGGCCCTGTGCTGGGGCTCCGCCGGGCAGGAGCAAGGTGAGGCCCAGAAGTTAACAGGCTTGCAGAGGGGCCTTCAGCACCGGCCCGCAGCGCTGTCTGACACAGACAGGGGCCTCAAGTCTCCCTCCCTCACACTCAGGGGAAAACCTCAGTTCCCCCTCCTGCAGCGCTGTCCCCGccccctgcctcagttcctcctccTGCGGGGCTGTCTCCGCCCCCCGCCTCAGTTCCTCCTCCTGCAGCGCTGTCCCCGCCCCCCGCCTCAGTTCCTCCTCCTGCAGCGCTGTCCCCGCCCCCGCCTCAGTTCCTCCTCCTGTGGGGCTGTCCCCGCCCCCCGCCTCAGTTCCTCCTCCTGCGGGGCTGTCCCCGCCCCCCGCCTCAGTTCCTCCTCCTCCCAGCTCGGGGAAGCTCACCCCTATCAGCCGCTCCCGGGCGTTCAGCAGGCGGCTCTGCAGCTGCCGCTCGGCGTGCCTCGCCCTCTCCAGGGCAGCCGCTTCCTTGTAGTCCTGGGGCTGCATCACGTTGCTGGCCCTCATGGACACCGCGGGCGAGGGCAACACCGCGAAGTCCGGGAAGCCAGCTGAAGTGGGGAGGGGGTGCTCGGAGCCGACGGGCCGGCGAGGCAGCAGCTGCGGAGTCCCAGAGAAGAAGGATGCTCCCGCGTTCCCTCGGCAACAGCTGCCGCCGTCCCCCGAACAGCTCGCGCCCCGGGGTGCGCCCCCCGCCTCCTTTCTTTGCACCGCGCCATCGCCTCCCTGGTCCGGGAGTTTCCCACCTGTCGCTCCCCCGCCAGGCCCCCGCCCCGCGCTTTCCTCGCCTCGGCTTCCGCCGCCATTTTGCGGGCTTGACGCGTGTGAGGCGGCCTCCCGCTCCTCCGCTGCCATGGGCCGCCTAGACAGGCTGCTGGTGGAGAACTTCAAGTCTGGCCGCCACCAAGTCCCTCGGCCCTTCACAACTTCCACCATCGTGGGTCCCAACGGCTCCGGTTCGGCCTTTTCCGGGACTGGGGCGGGCGGGGAGGCGggtcctgggggggggggatccGGGATGTTGAAAGAGGCCCAGGGCCCGGGGGGAGGGAGGCCGCCGGGAGGAGGGGCCCGCCGGGTGGGGGAGGGCGCCGCCGGGAGGGGAGGGGCGCCGCCGGGAGGGAGGGGCCCCCCGGGTGGGgagggggcccccgggggggcgCCGccgggtgggggagggggcgccgccgggaggggggaggggagcgcCACCTGGTGAACGACCGCCGGCTCCGCCTGCGCAATCTCCCTCCCCCAGGCAAGTCAAACGTGATGGACGCGCTGAGTTTCGTCATGGGAGAAAAGCCCAACAACCTGCGCGTGAAGACCGTCCAGGAGCTCATCCACGGCGCCCATGTGGGCAGGCCCGTGGCGGCCAGCGCCAGCGTGAAGGCTGTGTATGTGGAGGAGGACGGCGGGGAGAAAACCTTTACCCGCATTATCCGGGGTGCGTGGGGTCCcccccctccatccctcctcctgcccccccctcatccccccctcccctccccccatccccctcctgcccctccccctccatcccccctcctgcccctcccccctccatccctcctcctgcccctcccccctccatcctccctctcctctccgcCCCGGGCCTTCATCCTCTGGCATTTCCCGAGCCCCTCCTCTCTCCTGTCCCCAGGGCGGGGCCTCTTTTTTCTTCGGGTGGATCTCCCCGTAAACCCcctcctaatttttctccccGGGGAAACCCTCCCTGTTCCATTTCCCCAATCTCGAACCCCTAACCCGGTAAAACCCTTAACCTTTCCCCACGCAAATTCTCCTTTAAACCC comes from Sarcophilus harrisii chromosome 5, mSarHar1.11, whole genome shotgun sequence and encodes:
- the RIBC2 gene encoding RIB43A-like with coiled-coils protein 2, which gives rise to MARCSGDGGSCCRGNAGASFFSGTPQLLPRRPVGSEHPLPTSAGFPDFAVLPSPAVSMRASNVMQPQDYKEAAALERARHAERQLQSRLLNARERLIGGDYNAWAAQVCDRKMQEASEKRKQTMMGAEMKHHDSIASILEEHQRRDRREFEKTLCEFRQNFQKPENRQDFDLSDPLALKKDTPARVSDRDASNPVSGMQKFAGEDQNAPQRKKAQQKMNRNWVLEQQRAWDSALAEHKFAENVFNKSMLEFDQSAVDLQKLELAIKRTVCKAVKDFNQNQVLEEVERKRIDRRKEEEDNMVEITNNLQSRFLSEDLEQKTRPCKAAMAEWKNIKKEQLNEILRVQKQQIEDKQVASLLPSPSPFPSRS